GGCCAATTAGAAGTGGGAAAGAGAGGTTGAGCACAGCTGCGGTGCCTTCGCCTGTGGCTAATGGTGCGAAATAAAAGGTAAGGGCGGACGTTGTAGCACTGAAACAGACGGATGGTCGGGCTGATATCTTCATGCCTGATGGGTAAATGCAGATTTCAGAGCCGCCCTCGGGTTGACTGCGTTTCTCACCATGTTCCGATCTCCTCTTCTGTGTACTCCACTCTGGGAATCGGCTCCCCGCTGAGCACAGAGATCAGATATCAGGACGGATGCGTTTATCTGTGTTTTGGGTCTGTTTCTACCGACAGCAACGGTCTTACTTTCTGTATCTGAAGGCGATGTCTCCgatcattttcctcctctgcctgtaAGCCGCGTCCGTGTAGCCCTGTTCAGATTCAGGATGTCACACTCTGATTACATTCTCTGTCATGGTGCATACTGGTCATACGCACGACAAAAACCATCCCAGAAATGAGGGCTGGTTTCCATCATTCGCTGCTAGAAAACCCATTACTTACAGGATGGTCCTGATCCAGATCTGGATCAAATTTTGTGACCAGATGATGACATTTGTCTAAATCAGCTATTTTCTTTGGGAACCAGTGAACTAGAAAGAGAGCAAATGGACGCGTCAGTGCAGTTTTGGTTCTTCTTCTGCGCACTTTGACGCGCTCCAGATGTGTTTGTCAAAGCGGGGGACGCGCTTACATTTGACTTCTTTGGTGGTTTTTACGTCCTCCGCGTTCCTCTTGAGGGAGCCGATGAGGGTGCTGACGTCTGACAGGTGCAACTCGCAGCGGACGAAGTACTCCAGGCCCTCCAGGCTGTCCTTCAGCTTCGGGCATGGACGCGTCTCCAGATGATGAATTTTTGCTTCAAAtgtctaaaacaaaaaaaaaaaaataataatctaaaGTCTAAAACCAAATTAAATATCTGTTGAAGTTGGACCACGGTGGTATTTTTCAGAATCTGAAGATTATGAAAATGctataaatgaaaataaaataaacgaTTAAGAACCGGAGGTCGAACTGCTGGATCTTATTTTCTTCGCACAAACAGATAATGACAGTCGAGAATCGTACCTCGAAGACTTTGAGAGTGCGGGACAACGCGGGTGTTTTGGTGTTCCTCAAAGTGAAGAAAATGTTGAGAAGAGCTCTCCCGTCGTCCTCCTCAAACACGATCTGCTCACTGGCCTCCGCCGCCTCCGCCGCTGCGGCCGCCGCTTCCCTCTCTTTGCGCGCGTCCTCGATCAAGCTTTGACGGCGGCCAAGGAATCGCTGAGACTGTTAAAATTGGAGAATGACCGACTGTGACCTTACTGACTTTATTTAAAGACAATGCCagtacacagacacagaggcagTTTCGAATCGATGCGTTTTCATTAAATGCGCACAAAGGAAACAGCGCATAGAAAACAAACATGCGGCAAACTCCCTTAAGACACACTTGTGGCTAATTTAAGCATTTATTCTGTGTCCGTCTGGTTATCATTCAATACGAAACTTGTAATTTTAACCTGCCAAATCTTTCCGTGCGccacaccagcagctctctgggcAACGCTCGGGAAATTCTCTCCAAACCTGATTCTAAACTGACCGTGACTGAGTCCGATCTCTCCAGCTCGGACGGAGCTCTGCGGATGCTCTTTGTGGAGGACGTGGAGCCGCTGGACTGGGGCATCTCGATGTCTTCTGGGGTGCCTTTGTGAGAGGAGTCACGGAGGAGTCTCTGGTCTCTACTGTGTCCGTGCGGCGCGCAAGGCGCTTTTCTTGTCTCCCCGCACAGGTTTGCTCTTTTTATGGGGTCATTTGTTTGCAGGTTCTGACGTCACGCACGCTAATCTCGCTCTTATCAATCAATGCTTCGAATCAGACACATCCTGAGTTGACCGTGTATCTATAAATGACCTTTTACGCACGCAGACACGTAAAAGGCGAAGTTGCGTTGGACGCACTTGTCATATTCAACTTAAGGTTTAATCCGAGGTTTGTCCTCGGGGTTTACACAAAGGTTAGATCGGGGGAAAAGTCATCTGTGCAAAATTAAGTCCCTTTATCAGTTCACTCGCATCCCCACAGCTCTTTATAGCATTAACAGCGAAAGAAAAAAAGCGCACGCACCTGAAAAGGAACGAGAGAAGAGCGCGTTGTTTTCCTGGCGGGGTCTCTCTCTTATCCCATTTAACAACCACATCAAGTGAATCTGTGTGGATTTGGTCCCTGACCGCGCTGGTTAACGTGATTGTGAAGTGATGTACTGTGACCCGGGGCGAGCAGAGGTAAACGGATTATCAATGCACCTCTGGTCACATGCTGCCACAGCCGCAACCTCGCAAAGGTGCAGAGGAGGCAAATGGAACCCATTGTGACTCTCTCCCCGAACCTGGGCGCTCAGGCTGGAAATGTTAAAGAGCACTGATGTAGCCCTGGGCACCGACAGCGGCTGCCTCGTCCTTTATTGAGGGACAACAGAGGGTGAATGCGGAGAAAGAATGATAAAGCAAACAGACAATGCCACATCTCCACCTTGTGTCCGCCTGATTTCTGCATGGAAACCCAGTAAAGAAGCAAAGGATCTTAAGAAATGAAGCCTTTTCTTTTAGGTGACCTATTTTTAAGTGGGATGTGAGATTGAGCGGGCGGAACTTTGGCATTTATCAGTCTGAAATaaggaataaaggaaaaattacttattgaccttttttttgCTAGTGCCTGAACACCAGATGGAAGCTtgacatttaaaacaattatcAATTTTATGGTCTGTTCGATCCATGCTGTGCAAGTGCCGATCAGATAAGGATAAATTGTGGGTTTTTTGATGTGTTAAGACAACCAAGTTGGGCTGAAAGAGCATGAAATGATCTGCCTTTTGAAACCTGTTCTTGTGGATGGGGGAAGGACCTGAGCAGGAGTGAGTCAGCACTACGTTGAGCCTGGATGGAGACAAGCCAGTGCCGCCGCTCCTCTTCCACCCAAACGTCTGTTTCCCTGCTTGATCAAGATCGCGGCCGATAACGACTGAAGTCACCCGAGACAAAGCTTTCCCGCTTCTCCGCCTGTTTTGCTTTCATGGGTTCTCTCAAAATAAAGACATGGGAACAAACATAGCAACACAAATCTGATTCAAATCCCAAAATAAGAGCTAATATTCTTCTAATTAGAGGTGTTGCATCCTCATCAGGGTCACAGAGGGTGTTGGGGTCTATCCCAGAAACCACtgagagaggtcagaggtcacacacacacacacacacacacacacacccaaacatcATTGTCTCAGTGTAACAACATCTCCACTGTGAAAGGCCTGAGGTGGAGCTGAACCCTACACTAACTTTGTGGCCCTTATGTAAATATTACATTAAGTTTTCTTGAATCGACGGCCGTAAATGCCCCTTAAACATGGAAATAACTTGAATGGAGCGTTTTTTCCAGTTCAGCAGACCAATGTCCTCTCCCACTGGACCCTGGCCTGATTGTCACGAGCCACCAGACCTCCACTAAAGCTCGTAGCAGGTATCCGAGCTAGCCGAGCTGGAGGTGATGCCTCTCTGTCACTCAtccttctgtgtttatttgattccaccttctcctctggaTGACATCACACTGATAATTATAACAATTATGTATGGATTCAGTGGCAGCATTGTGGCATTGTGAGTGTCTGCTTGTTCCCGCATAATTGTTGGGACGTTGGACGGGCTAATTACAACTATAGCGAGACCAGCTGGGCTATTATTCGCCAtcctccatgtttttttttctctccccctgGCTGGTCAACAATGCCGGACACCTTTGTGGGAATCATTTGACTCATCTGGGTGATGATGAGAAGAGGAAACGCAAAATAAATTCACCATTTGTCATAGCATTGTTGGGTAAACACCCCCACGGTACATCAGCTCGCTGCTGTAGAAAACTGTTGTGGTGTGATAAAATTCagttctttcttgttttttttttaaatttttggaCACATTTTCTATAACTGTCCCTTCTTTTCTTGTTCAGCGTGTGTATCTGTCTATTCTTATGTGGTATCTCACCATTTTGCCTCACCTGTATTTGAGAGCGGACTCCACAATCCCAGCactgaaatatttgcattttcatatttttcttcTAATTCTCAGACTTTTTCAGGCTGTTTAACCTTTGTGTGATTTAATAAAAGACTGAAATTCTCAGGTACATCTGATGATATATTTTCCTTTCAGCCCATAGAAACCAAAAATGTAACAGGCCTCTAGTTTAATCTAGAATATCATTCTGTCGCCGTCGCTGCAGAACGATAATCTGGGCGCTGTCTCAAACATGTGTGGCGGGAAATGTGACAAGAAGCACCTTAAAGTTGTCAGAAGCAGCACAACTTAATTATTGCAGGAGCGTTGGACCCACATAAATCTGTATTTGCGTGCAGAGCACCTGTGGCTGTGATGACTGCCGTTGTTTTGGTGTCAGCTCTAACGACTCATCACGCCGAGCCAGAGCGCCCCTCCGCCGCCTCCATCTACATGCGTAATTTGACGCGCGCGGCACAAAGTGGGTTGGTGGGATTGATGCTCAATGGTCCGTGCAGACACCCACGGCCGTGCTGTCGCCCTGGACCAGGCCTGAAGAGATCCCGTCCATAAAGAAGccgctttttttaaaccatcatgtttcctgtcctgtctgctgcttcttttAATGTCACATCCTCGTCCCGATGAGGTCCggatgcatccatccatctgctgtgAGCGTCCCGTTTGCAGCTGAGGGTAAATTCGCCAGTTATTTGTTCATCATCGATGAACCCATCGATCATTTGAAGTGGTCTGAGTCCCGCTAACAGAATTATTACAAATAAACGTATTTCTCTCAAAAGAATCCTGTATTCAGTCAGGATCTGCTCTGAGACGAATCTTGAGTTTAAAACAGCGTTTGTGACGTTCAAGTCCCCCCCTCACGAAGGGGTCAAGGAGGTAGCGTGATGCTGTGACCTCGACCATTACGCCCTGCAGCAGTAGCGCACGGCAGCGTGGCTGGAAGACTACTGATTGAATTTACCTTTCCTTAATGGGCCCCTGTCGTCCAGTGGCCCGGAGGCCCCTGGAGGCCCAACCGCACCTAAGTCTTCCTCCTTCATCTGGTCCGGAACATCCGTACGGGTGCAAAAATCGATGTGTTCAAGATTTATACAAAACAATCTGGACATATTGAGCGTTTAGCACCTATTTATGTGGTTCTTGCTGCGGTTTGAGACACTTTTAGGCTGGACTCGATGTCGACACGACGCTGTAAAGTTACAGAGAGGACGATTCCACTAATCCCTAATGCTCAAGACTgaatataataatatttatagAGAAGGAAAAGCAACAGGATTATATTATTGACTTCCATTATCTGGATTTTCTCCACTATATTTCCAGCTTGTCAGTTTCGAGTCCGTTCTTGGAGGCGTTGGGGCGACCTGGGGGACCAGTTTAGATGTTTCCTCAGCGCAGGTGTGTTGGTAGACGATACCTGGCCCCCATGACAGCGATAAAGTCCTTAATTGTCAGAGTTGGCCCCGTTGTCAGATGCGTGAGGCCCAGATTGCAGAgtaaaggagacagcagaggacGATAGACAGAGAACAGAGGACGAGACGTCCCCATTGAAAATTGCTTATTGGtgcaaataaaaagcaaattGGACGCAAATCGCATATAAAAGGCTGAGCCCAACGAGGCCGCCCTGGCTGGGATTGATGGCTTATGGAATTTGTTGCAGACATAATTCCCTCTGACGCACGCCGCGCACGAGACGTCGTGGCTCTGTTTCTCACCCCCCCGACGACCCCCCACCCTCTGAATAATGACTGCAGCTGTGTCGATGTGGCtcagcgtttgtgtgtgtgtgtgtttgtccggGTGTCTGATTTTGATGGCGTTTTACAGTCGGTGTGTCCGTGCGCGTGTGTCTGATTACCGTGCACAGACAGGCCATTACCCGGGCGTCAGGAGGAGAGGGTCTTAATAGGCCACGGTGGATGCAGAGGCAGGAGGCCGCGTAAACACCGCCCCGTCCATCTGACCACATCAATACCGCCACCTGGGAGTTCGGCCACTTCAGTCACAAAACCAATCCCCCCATGAGGGATGAAATTGTCCTGTGTGGACACCACGGCCGCTTGGTCAATCAGCCGCTCGGGCCTTCCTGCGACAGCCGCTCAAACCCGCCGTTGATTCTTTCCTTCTCGTTATGGTGCATTTCTGAAAGTGAGACGAGACGGGAAACCCGGAGGCGACAGGAGCGTGCGAGAGATCACAGGAGCGCCGACCTTTACAGCTGCGTTCTGTTGAATGTGTGGGGGACAGGTGAGATGTCCCGCGgtgcatttatttgtttcaaGTCCTCATTCAAAGAATGACTCTCAGTCTGACTCCTGGACACAAAGAGAGGCTCAGATGAGTTAGTTAAAGGCTGAGAAAGCTTAAAAGGAAAGTTGGACGGGTTAGCAGATGTCACTGAGGAGGTGCTGGGACAGACCTGTCCAGGGTGCATTACCGCCTCTCTCCACTGGGGCAGTGACCTCTGTGACCCCAGAACAACGACTGGTTTATCCACATATTAgtcatttcttttccttcattttacatttttacacgAATCTACATTTCTCAGtgtatacatttttatttaaaataaacatttaggCGCAAGTGACTTCAAATCAGCCAGATCGATTTCAGGCAGTGCAGATTAACATCAGGCTGGTGACGTCAGCGACACAGGCGAAGGCAGCAACAGTCGGCCTGAAACAGAAACCCCCCAATGTTGATGGCTCAGAGTTTAGACTGAAACGCTCTCGTCATTCTACTAAACTTTAATTATTAGGTTCCCTCCTTCAGTCTAACAATACTGGGGACAGTGGTGGGAGCCTCTTATTCAGTTCCCCTGTAAGTCTCACCAATAGTTGCCAGTCAGTCAGTACGACTCTTGTGACAGTTAACGCGTCTCTCCGTCTTTGCACTGAGTACATGACAAAGAAGGGGTGGAGCACATGATACAGGCTGCAGAGCGTGGTGAATGATGGGGGGATGCCAGGTTGTGCTAGCTGCAAAAAAAGGCAGGTAGGAACGTCTGTCAGACTGTCAGCGGTCAAACACAGACTcgagcagagctgcaggtgctgctaTTGTCTTTTACCAGGAGCAATTCAGCAGCGTTCCACCAAAAATGACGTGAGTCCTGCAAAAGAAATGTTTCCAATGCTTCGTTTGATCGCACAGAATCCTTTGCTGATCCCGTTTGGATCTTTCTGTAAGAACTGAACCTGCTGGCAAATGTCAGGCTGCGACAGGCCCGTAGCCTGGTGACCACAATTGTACCCTCAGGGCCTGTGGCGCTGTCACTTCCGCTAAAATGTGTACATTACACAGTGGTGGATAACAAACAGAAAGATGGGTAGATTTCAGTGGTTTTAGGTCTTACAGCTAACGGGTTGTTGCTATAAAAAGCACCGAGCTACATTTTACTGACATTATTTACGCATCAGCTTGATGTTCTTTTTGCTCCTCAAGGCTTTGCTGTTTTACTGTAGTCAAACGAAAACACAATTGAGCTGTTTGTAATGATAACTTGTAACAGTTGACCACAGTGGCAGATTTATTACAGTGATGCTGCCTCGTTTCACCAATAATGTGTTGTTTATTCAACATAGAGGGGAAAATCACTTCTTTTACTCTCTTACACATGTTATCATTGCATTACAGTATGAGTTATCATattgttttgcatgttttaaaaGCCACATTTCACCCCTGTAATCAGCTTAAATGTTTTAAGCAACAAATAAACGTTGTCGCTTATTACACACCGACGCCCTCTGGTGGCACAAACGTGACTTGCGATCTGCGGCAAACTCAAGGGTTAATGTAAATCAGTAAGATGATGGATACATTATCCATAAATAATTGACTGTTATATTATTATGTTTTAGTATAATGGTAAattattatgttttaatttaaaccatTGTCTATAAATAAATTACGCAGAACCAGAGCGAAGTCCTCCAGGCTGTAAATAGTACTGAGATTTCGGATACCCTTGAAGGCAGCATCGTACAGCTGGCCAATCAGAGGCCGGCATGTGAACCATGTGTGCCGATCGCGCGTGAGGGTCGAAGCGAAAACGCGTGAGCGAGGCGACTAGCTAGATTTCCGCACGGACGGAGGTAAGGTTGTTAAAACATGTGAGCGCGTTTTGTCATTTTGCTTAAATGAAAGCTAATGATACGGGTGGAAAGTCTGAATAGTAAAATCTACTGAAAACACTGTTATAGCGAAAACTAATATAATATAGCTTGCATTAACTACAAGGTAGCGTGTATTAGCGTCGATGCGGCTAGCGGTGCACCAGTAGCATAGCTGGCCCATTCTTGGCGAATCTTATTGATAAAGACAAATTCCAACGCCTTTGCCCAAGCTTGACTCTGTCATCCGGTTTTTTGATATTATTGACGAGACTAGCTCAACGCAATTCTAAAATTTGCATTTAATTACTCGCTAATGTATTGTTCGTTGGCACGTTGGCTCGTAGTATTGGCTGGCTAGTTAGCCCCGGCTAGCTGCTGTCACCGCCCATACTAGTTTTTTGCCCATGTAGGCTTCTTTTCAAAACGACGTTTGCATGCAGATTTATTAATTGTCGTTTTATCACTACCTCTCTGTAACTGTCACATACAGCGACTCCAGTTTACCCTCTTTGAAAATGGGAGGATGCAATCAGTGGATGTCATAATGTAGCTTAGCCGCCGTTAGCTAGTGCGTCATCGGCCTGCGCTTGCTCAATAGCTAAATTGATGTGGATCAATTAGCCCAGCCAGGTCAACTGTCTTTAATTATGGGACTCACGCTTGTTcgtgtgttttggttttgttttttttattctttcaatGAAACATAAACTCTTGATATTTTACATCAGTTGTATATACCGCCCCAGTCTGTTAAGAATTTGAGCGCATTTAAATGAATAACTGAATCTCGATGTCTGTATTTTACAGTAGGAAACTGTCAGCTGGCAATGGAGGCGAGTAAAGGTAAGACaaaatatatgtgtgtttgtgtgtttattctatGTGTGTTTGTCAACAAGCTCAATGTAGATACTCGGGCTGAAAAAGTTCAGTCTAAAAGGAACATTTGGAATGGAACGAGACTGAGCACAGCCGCTAACACCCTTTACTGTCTCGGCAGCTAAAGGGGAACACGGGGGGCAAAATCCTGGTGGGCAAACAGACATTCCTGTCAGATATCACATTTTGGAAAGGTGAGCTCAACCTCTTGTTATATTGCATCTGTGTTATTTGCTGTTTGCCCTTCGTCCGCAGCATTTAAACCCAACTCCGTTTTGCCTCTCAAAGCATGATACCCAAAGTAGTGAAGCGGCGAGTCCACGCCCTGAAACGGCTGCAGGTGCAGTGTGCCAACATCGAGGCGAAATTCTACGAAGAGGTCCATGAACTGGAGAGGAAATATGCTGCCCTCTATCACCCACTCTTTGAGAAGGTAGTTTCTAAGCGTTCGTCCACCTAATCTGTTATTAACACGTGCCACTTTTTAGCCAGGATAAGGCTGATTTTAGCATTTTCAGTGTTTCATGTTGCTCTTAACTTTCTGCTCGGCTGGCACTAAAGTTTGCACAGGTCTTATCTTGTTTAACAGGTCAGCCTGTAACAACGGGCTGTAACGTCGTGTTTCTAAATTAAcacccctctctgtcctctgcacTAAGATGATTTAAATCTCTGTCTGATCTCAAGTCTGAGGGATTATATCTCTGGTGCTAAAATGAAAACTGCATCCACGAGTAGTCAACTGTTCCATTGTCAGTCGAGGCTATTTCCAGATCTAGTGACAAGTGTTGAGCTTGGTGGTCTCGCTGAAGGCAGCTGTGATCCCACCGCACCTGTCTGTGTGGGAGAGACCCTGGTGTGGGTTTCACTGCCGTTATTTCCATTTAGCGCCGGAAAAGCCACATTTAAGTGTGCGTTTCTCACATGTCTGTTCCCTAATGCTGGGGAAATTCTTccatggtgttttttttttgcgtgtTGCAGAGACGAGACATCGTGACGGGGATGGTAGAACCCACAGATGAGGAGTGCGAGTGGACCAGCGacagggaagaggaggacgcGCTCGCTGTAAGTGCCGGTTGATGCTTCCCTTCAACACTTTGAAGTGACGACCTGAGAAAATGGCTCATAAATCAAGACAGGCGTGTCAGAGAGTTATTCTGGAAGAACCGGAACTGTTACGGGACTCACCTGGTCGAACTAACCGCCTCATGTTGGTGTGAGCTTGTAAAAGGAGGTTTGAGACTCCAAACCCTTAAAGGACAATGCGTGATCCCTGTGTGTCCCATGTGTTCTGTTGCCGCCATTTTaggaggaagtaaaggaaaAAGCTTCCATTGAGGacacaaagaaagaagaagcCAAACCAGAGGAAGAACCAAAAGGCATCCCAGAGTTTTGGCTGACTATATTCAAGAGAGTGGACATGCTGAGTGACATGCTGCAGGTACGCCACAGATCTGACCTGGTGGCACCAACTAATGGTGACGTGACTGACTGAGCGTGTCCTTTTAGGAGCACGATGAGCCCATCTTAAAGCATCTCAAAGACATACAAGTGAAGTTTTCTGAGCCCGGTCAGCCAATGGTGGGTATCGCTGCAGCAGCGGCTTTATGTTCCAGTTGTAGTGAAACACGAGCGCAGTAACGGTTCTGTGTGTTGTGCAGAGCTTCACGTTAGAGTTCCACTTCGAGCCCAACGGCTACTTCAACAACGCCGTCCTCACCAAGGTGTACAAGATGAAATCAGAGCCTGATGCATCGGAACCCTTTTCATTTGAGGGCCCGGAGATCATCGACTGTGAAGGGTGAGTCTGGAGCCCGTTCGCTGAAGTTGAGCACGCAAACATTCTGTTCTCTGAACAtccgcccgccccccccccagctgtcagATCGACTGGCACAAGGGCAAAGACGTAACGGTGAAAACCATTAAGAAGAAGCAGAAGCATAAAGGCCGCGGCACCGTGCGCACCGTCACCAAACAGGTGCCCAACGACTCCTTCTTCAACTTCTTCACCCCTATTAAAGGTAAAGTAACCTCatgtaggacacacacacacacacacctgttgccacacacacacaccagttgccacacacacctgttgccacacacacacacacacacaccagttgccacacacacctgttgccacacacacacacacacacctgttgccacacacacacctgttgccacacacacacacacacaccagttgccacacacacacacacacacacacacctgttgctacacacacacacctgttgctacacacacacctgttgcagctacacacacacctgttgcagctacacactcactcacctgctgctacacacactcactcacctgctgctacacacactcactcacctgcagctacacactcacctgcagctacacacacacacacacctgcagctacacacacacacacacctgcagctacacacactcactcacctgcagctacacacactcactcacctgcagctacacactcacctgcagctacacactcacctgcagctacacactcacctgcagctacacactcacctgcagctacgcacacacacacacacctgcagctacgcacacacacacacacctgcagctacgcacacacacactcacctgcagctacacacacacactcacctgcagctacacacacacactcacctgcagctacacacacacactcacctgcagctacacacacacacacacacctgcagctacacacacacactcacctgcagctacacacacacactcacctgcagctacacacacacactcacctgcagctacacacacacacacacacctgcagctacacacacacacacacctgcagctacacacacacactcacctgcagctacacacacacacacacacctgcagctacacacacacacacacctgcagctacacacactcactcacctgcagctacacactcacacactcacctgcagctacgcactcactcacctgcagctacacacactcactcacctgcagctacacacactcactcacctgcagctacacacttacacactcacctgcagctacacacttacacactcacctgcagctacacacttacacactcacctgcagctacacgcacacactcacctgcagctacacacttacacactcacctgcagctacacactcactcacctgcagctacacactcactcacctgcagctacacacactcactcacctgcagctacacacactcactcacctgcagctacacacttacacactcacctgcagctacacacttacacactcacctgcagctacacgcacacactcacctgcagctacacacttacacactcacctgcagctacacactcactcacctgcagctacacactcactcacctgcagctacacacactcactcacctgcagctacacacactcactcacctgcagctacacactcactcacctgcagctacacgcactcactcacctgcagctacacgcactcactcacctgcagctacacacacactcacctgcagctacacacacactcacctgcagctacacgcactcactcacctgcagctacacacacactcactcacctgcagctacgcgcactcactcacctgcagctacacacacactcactcacctgcagctacacacacactcactcacctgcagctacacacacactcactcacctgcagctacacacacactcactcacctgcagctacacacacactcactcacctgcagctacacactcacctgcagctacacactcaCCTGCTGGACGGTTCAGGTGTATAAAACAAGCGCCCGTGATCAGTCGCTGCACTGAGCCAGAGtcgccaccaggtggcgcccgGTCGTCACCTTCACCCGACAGTCTGCTAGCGTCTGATGAAATGGGGCATTAGGCCGGGGTAACTGCCTGGGAGGGTGCGGTCAGTCTAGAACGCCGTCACTGCTCCCTCAAATCAAACATGTTGACATGACTCACTCGTGCGTGAGGAGTCGGGACCATCAACGCCGTCGGCGGCCTACCTGTCAGACATGCCCAGACCCATTCTGACAAACAAGTTGACCTGGTTGGTCATTGGCTGCGGCGTGGTTTGTGTAACTGCTTCCGTCATCGCCTCTGCAAATAATTGGTGGATATAAATAGCTTTTCTTTAAAAGTGTCCACCTTTTGTGCACCGCGAGTCAGTCGTTACTGCGCACACATCAATGTGACAACTGACTGATTGTGTGGCTCTCTATTGATTTGTTTAGTGGGATATgaatgaaaaggaggaaattgtGTCGTCATTTTGTTGTATTATAGTATTTTTTAGGTATCAGTATCGGCATGTTTAATACAATTCCATCATAGGTTTAATTGAATTTACCTTTAGAGGCATTTATGATGCTAAATATCTTAACTCTTGTAGATATAACATGAATGATCTGGTGTTTTTAAATGGGATTGTATTTTAAgaggtttattttctttcctcacAGTTTCACCCGATGGAGAAATGGTAGGTGCAGCCTAATTATCCGTTTATCTCCGGGCTTTTGGCGGCGAACCTGCATTTAAACTGTGTCTCCGTCCTCAATAG
The nucleotide sequence above comes from Takifugu rubripes chromosome 9, fTakRub1.2, whole genome shotgun sequence. Encoded proteins:
- the nap1l4a gene encoding nucleosome assembly protein 1-like 4a isoform X1, whose product is MEASKAKGEHGGQNPGGQTDIPVRYHILESMIPKVVKRRVHALKRLQVQCANIEAKFYEEVHELERKYAALYHPLFEKRRDIVTGMVEPTDEECEWTSDREEEDALAEEVKEKASIEDTKKEEAKPEEEPKGIPEFWLTIFKRVDMLSDMLQEHDEPILKHLKDIQVKFSEPGQPMSFTLEFHFEPNGYFNNAVLTKVYKMKSEPDASEPFSFEGPEIIDCEGCQIDWHKGKDVTVKTIKKKQKHKGRGTVRTVTKQVPNDSFFNFFTPIKVSPDGEMDEDYEFTLATDFEIGHFFRERIIPRAVLYFTGEALEDDESFDEEELEEGDEEEQDEGDDDDEDEGDFDTNKEQPQPAECKQQ
- the nap1l4a gene encoding nucleosome assembly protein 1-like 4a isoform X2, producing the protein MEASKAKGEHGGQNPGGQTDIPVRYHILESMIPKVVKRRVHALKRLQVQCANIEAKFYEEVHELERKYAALYHPLFEKRRDIVTGMVEPTDEECEWTSDREEEDALAEEVKEKASIEDTKKEEAKPEEEPKGIPEFWLTIFKRVDMLSDMLQEHDEPILKHLKDIQVKFSEPGQPMSFTLEFHFEPNGYFNNAVLTKVYKMKSEPDASEPFSFEGPEIIDCEGCQIDWHKGKDVTVKTIKKKQKHKGRGTVRTVTKQVPNDSFFNFFTPIKVSPDGEMDEDYEFTLATDFEIGHFFRERIIPRAVLYFTGEALEDDESFDEEELEEGDEEEQDEGDDDDEDEGDFDTNA